The sequence below is a genomic window from Brachyhypopomus gauderio isolate BG-103 chromosome 20, BGAUD_0.2, whole genome shotgun sequence.
GTTATGTGGGTTGTGATTGGTTATGTGGATTGGGCCATCTCGGACAcacttttgtattttttgtattgtGGGGTACTAGTTTTTTCACACTCGTACACATGCTTGTTTCTCATTGTCCTTATTATAAAGCAcagaattttgtgtgtgtgtgtgtgtgtgtgtgtgtgtgtgtgtgtgtgtgtgtgtgtgcctcaagAGTGCAGAGTTGTGCCTGTTTCGTGTTACTGTGACGAGAAGCAGCGTTGGTGTATTTGCATGGCATGGGGTTCATATACTGAGGTGTGTGAGAGCCTTTGTCGGTCGGTTTGTGTGTGCTACAATGTCTGttgttggtctgtgtgtgtctgtgtctctgctaCTGTTTGGACAAGTTATTTGATTTTATCAGCATTGTTGTGCATATTAGACGCATGACATCACTGTGTTTTTGCTCTGGATAAGCATTGCAGCTGTTGGGTGAGATTCTGGTTTAAAGCTTCTAAGAAATGCATTTCTATTTCCAGGCCAGGAGAGTGAAGCTGGACAACTTGGTGTTGGTCTGAAGGAGAGGCACGTGTACGTTAGCACCCCagtgctcctcctcctcaggtcAACCCTGATCCACACCACTGGTGGGTCCATCAACACCCCCgatcccccacccccccccagccAATTACATCCTGCATTCTTCACATATCCTTGTGTGGCTCCTACCTCATCCAGAATGGCATTACCGACGACAGCCCCGCCCGTTTGCTATAATGACATGAATGTGACGTTCTTCTACACGAATTCGGGCAAAGTCATCCCAGATGAATGGCGTCCTCAGGACTACCTGGTGGTCAGCCTCGGACTGATGGTCTCCGTGTTCGTCATCCTCACCAACATCCTGGTCATGACTGCCATCTTTGTGAACCGCCGTTTCCACTACCCCATCTACTACCTGCTGGGGAATCTGGCAGCGGCCGACCTGTTCGCCGGCATTGCCTACATGCATGTGATGCTCCACACAGGACCTTGGACGAAGAAGCTCTCAATATACCAATGGTTCCTtcgacaggtacacacactctctctctccatatacCAGTTGTTAACTCAAGCAGGTACTTGCATGTGTATACGTATGAGTATGTTGTTGTGTATACACACAAGGGGTGAATCAACCTTTTAAAACGGGGATGATTGAGTCATTTtctcttgtaaaaaaaaaagtaaacttCTGTGTTCAGTGTAATGTATGTTCACGTCTCACAGAACAATGATGTTCACGTTGCAACATTGACTAGCTAGCCACTAGCTAATTGAAATTGATGGGACAGTTATATTACAAGTAAATGAAATGGTGCAGGAGATTAGCCTAAATACTTCTATCTCCTCAGTAATCAAAACATTTTTGTTCCATTTACTATGAGCTGTTTACCTGTATGATGTTTATCTTAAAATGTTCTTATTATGTGAACACTGTTTTCCGGCCTTTTCCCAGACATCAGAACCATAGGTGATGGTGGGATTGTAGAGTATTGTGGTACATTGAGAGTATTGCTTTATTTCAATCAACCTTCACCACTACACTTTGATAGTGAGCACATCACAGCAGCCACTGCACCTGAACCTCTGGTGGATCTCACTGAACGCCTTCTCATCCCACAGATACAAGACGTACTTAAACTGCTTCTTTTTCTCCCCCTCAAGAGGTTTGGGAGGTGCTGACCACTTTATATGCAGCCTCCAACCTCTCCAGTGTATGCTTCACGCCTCTGTACAACGAACCCAGAAAGGACATCATCCACAAATATCCCCAACTCAACCTCCCAGTCCCACAGCCAGTTCCACTCCTGTGGCTTTCAGATTGCCCCGAGTCTCCCTCTATGTCCCCTTCAAACTGCTCACATGCCCCGCATGTGCTTCTACAACAGCCAAAGCCATGACTGCTTTTACTTTGTGATACAAAATCAGGAGCCGCTCCAGTGAGAGTGGCCCAGAAAGCCACCTCCTCTTAACAGCGTCCCATACTGCTGGTGTTGAGATATCCTTTCACTGGAGCCTAGGGGCATAGGCcaactcctgaaaaacaaccccacagctatctccctcctccaccaagTTGGCACAGTGCAGTCAGGCAGGTAACATTCTCCTGGAGttcaccaaacccagacttgtcCATCATACTGACAGATAGAGACGCGCAACTCGTCATTCCACACAACACGTTTCCACTGCTGCAGGACGCTTGATCATGGAATATGTAGGGAGGGAAGAAATTCCACAAACCTGACTAGTTGCAGTAGTGGCATCCTGTCACAGTACTGTGCTGTAATTCAGTGAGGTCTTCAGAGCAACACATTCTTTCACTGCAGATTGCTTGGCTTTGTGCGAGATTCTATACACCTCTAGCAAAGATACCAGATAAAATGCCTGAATTCAGTGGTTAAGGTTTCAAAACATTTCGACCATATAGAGTATGTGATGCTCTTTTCACGGTGGAGGTCTGGAATAGGGTCCACCCAGTCACCATGTTCTCCACCCCGTCTGCAGTGCATGAGAAGGCTGTGTTCTGCCAGTCCTTCCTGGTAGACTCTTGCTACACTTTTAGGACTCTACCATCTCATCAAACTTGCAACAAACCTTGTGCTCAGATATGGTGTTTAAGGGTGAGTCAACAGAGTTCCAGTAGCATCCCACCACTCTGGTTCAGATCTGAccatacagtacagtacatcACCATTGACTACCACTGTGAATTTCTGAAGCAACCAAGATGGGGGctgccatcttggatgcgcttgcaTAGTACATTAGAAGCTGTAGGGGGCAGTATCTCAAACCCCCCAACATCGATGATGTTCGTCAGGGTACGCCCACCGCTATGCACAGGGTTAGGCAACCTTAACCGGAGGGTCTGTTGGAACTAAGCTAGCTTATTTCCACTTGATGTAAAAGTGAATAAAGCAGTTGGCTAACAGTCAACAGTCaatatacaaaaatataaatgagTTAAAAAAGTCAAAGGACATTGATAGTTTAATGTGAAGAACTCCAATTCCAATTTGTCCAATTCataaaaccctaaccctagctagCATAGTTTGCTAACATGAGGGGATTTAAAgttggctagctagctagtcaAATGTCACACTGAGCCACTTGCCGAACTGCAAAGAATTTGACCCTGAGGGTCAACAACAATTTACTGCTAAACATGACattgtttatttaaaatgtcaaGTGTTGTTAATCCACACTACAATACAGCTGTCAAGTGAAGTTTGTGAATGTGCTCAACAGCAAATTTCTTAATGTTTGATCTATTAGCTGTCAATCACCTCATTGACGCACCCCTCTAAGTAACACCAAAAAACCTCTATAAAACCTTTTTATTGTAGAAGAGAGAAGGGGCTCTTATAGAATTGACAGAACATAACTGCCAAAAAAACTTTTGATGTGCAATGTATAAAGTTTTTCAAAGTTTATCGTCTGAGCGATTCACTTACATTGGGAATGTGTGGGGTTAAAAGCTGAACTGCATCCAGCCAATGGAGGGCAGCCGACAGATGGAATATTCACTTTTCACCCgttgtcgtccagtccacttgtATGTACAGACCATGTCCACCCATCACTCCTCTCCAGGCCCTTCAGTCATTGCCCAATTTGGTCCTTAGGAACGTCTCTACAGTTCCGCTCTGCCCAAGAAGGCTGAGTGCACTGCACGTCTCGCTCACAGTGAAGCCGTCTTTAACACTGCCCTTGTGTGTCCCTCCAGGGTCTGACCGACACGAGCTTGACCGCGTCCGTCATAAACCTGATGGCCATCGCGCTGGAGCGGCACCAGACCATCTTCACCATGCAGCTCCACAGCAGCATGACCAACCGCCGTGTCATCCTTCTCATCCTCGGCATCTGGCTCATTGCCGTGGTGATGGGTCTGGTGCCCACCATGGGCTGGAACTGCATGTGTGACCTGCAGAACTGCTCCAAGATGGCGCCGCTGTACAGCAGGAGTTACCTGGTGTTCTGGGCCGTGCTGAACCTCTTCTCCTTCACCgtcatggtggtggtgtacACGCGCATCTTCATTTACGTGCGCCGCAAGAACCTGCGCATGAGTCAGCACACCACGCAGTCCAAGCACAAGGAGAACGTGGTCAGCCTGATGAGGACGGTGTTCGTGATCCTGggtgcgtgtacacacacacacacacggagtatGGGAGTGTTTCTTGGCACTGTTCTGTCTCAGGCTTGTTCTGACTTGTCTAGCTGGTCTTTCTTCATTCTTCTTGCACACAAACCCTTTCCACTCTGTCCTTCACACACCGCCTCACTTGTGTCTTcttctctcatatacacacacacactcacacacacacacacccctctcctacTCCACCCATTGTGTTTTCCTACATATTTAtatcctcctccccccccctctctctctcttcaggatGTTTTGTGGTGTGCTGGACTCCTGGCTTGGTCCTCCTCCTGCTGGATGGGTTAAAGTGTGGTTGTGGCGTGCTGACCTATGAGAAGTATTTGCTAGTCTTGGCAGAGATGAACTCTCTCATGAACCCAATCATCTACTCGTACCGAGACAAGGACATGCGGCGCACCTTCAAGCGCATCCTGTGCTGCCTGTGTATGCGTGGAGGGGGCCGTGGACAACACACTGGCGTCCGCTTCAACACCCTCGAGCAAGAGGTACTCACCGACAGCAATGGGACACAAACCACTCACCATGCAGACGCCTAGTCTGGCCCTGGGCGCTGACTGCAAGGTGCCACCCAAGGCTGCAACGACAGTGTAACCTTGGTTTGGAAAACGCACTGCGACCTCTAACACCCTCACCCCACGGCCCCTCCGCTCACACATCTCCCTGCCTTCTGTAGTTGTCTTGTAGAGCAGCTAGCACTGAAATATAACTTGTAATTCAACCTTGGTCATGCAACGGCCCAGGTGCCTCGGGCGTTTGCAGCGGGATTCGCTGGCGTCGTGCCGCACTCTGATCAACACACGGGGGCAGCGTTGAGCACATAGCTGTTACCCAGCAGGTGGTTTGGTACGATCAGGTCGGGAGAGATGAACCATGTTGGCTTCACTCTCCGACTGGAGCGAATCCTAGCTAGAACAGGGACATAGACAAGATTATATAGGAttaaaaacacaaattaaaatataacaatttatccagattcatgtaaatgttattttacttttttaatttaGTCAATTCTTTTACTACTTCTGTCTATTTTTGTCTGTAGTTAACCATGATATTTCAAGTTAATAACTGGAGTTagaaatatgtatatatattattattgtacCATTTGGCAAGTGTATGAACAGGTTCACAGACCTGTTGGGAGAGACCAGACTTGGAATACTGTCTGCTTGGAGTTTACACTTTAGAATTTAGCTGTAGAATTTGGCTTTGAGTCACCAAGCAGTGACCCCTGACCTTTATGTCCATTAGCTGCTTGGCTCTTGGTGTTCCTGCAGTGGAATATGCATATAGCATTTGGGTCCATTAGGAGTTTCACTCCAGGTTTCATGGAACGGGATCATCATAGGAACG
It includes:
- the LOC143484201 gene encoding lysophosphatidic acid receptor 2-like isoform X2 — its product is MALPTTAPPVCYNDMNVTFFYTNSGKVIPDEWRPQDYLVVSLGLMVSVFVILTNILVMTAIFVNRRFHYPIYYLLGNLAAADLFAGIAYMHVMLHTGPWTKKLSIYQWFLRQGLTDTSLTASVINLMAIALERHQTIFTMQLHSSMTNRRVILLILGIWLIAVVMGLVPTMGWNCMCDLQNCSKMAPLYSRSYLVFWAVLNLFSFTVMVVVYTRIFIYVRRKNLRMSQHTTQSKHKENVVSLMRTVFVILGCFVVCWTPGLVLLLLDGLKCGCGVLTYEKYLLVLAEMNSLMNPIIYSYRDKDMRRTFKRILCCLCMRGGGRGQHTGVRFNTLEQERRRQELDDSWIVCKLSCSSSSQLDENQTVQPS
- the LOC143484201 gene encoding lysophosphatidic acid receptor 2-like isoform X1 produces the protein MALPTTAPPVCYNDMNVTFFYTNSGKVIPDEWRPQDYLVVSLGLMVSVFVILTNILVMTAIFVNRRFHYPIYYLLGNLAAADLFAGIAYMHVMLHTGPWTKKLSIYQWFLRQGLTDTSLTASVINLMAIALERHQTIFTMQLHSSMTNRRVILLILGIWLIAVVMGLVPTMGWNCMCDLQNCSKMAPLYSRSYLVFWAVLNLFSFTVMVVVYTRIFIYVRRKNLRMSQHTTQSKHKENVVSLMRTVFVILGCFVVCWTPGLVLLLLDGLKCGCGVLTYEKYLLVLAEMNSLMNPIIYSYRDKDMRRTFKRILCCLCMRGGGRGQHTGVRFNTLEQETIRLQSGGPLHQQNRPQLVLRDAEDLQHSVHI